ACAGGTTCGCCCGCGGCCGCGGCCGCTCGATGCCCGCCGGCCGCCCCGGCCGGGTCTGGACGCCGAGCCGGGTCGACGTGATCGACCGGCTGGACGCCGAGGGCCTGCTGCCCGCGATCACCTTCATCTTCAGCCGGGCCGGCTGCGAGGCCGCCGTCCAGCAGTGCCTCAACTCCGGGCTGCGCCTGAACCGGGACGCCGACCGCGCCAAGGTCCGCCAGTTCGTCCAGGAGCGCTGCCGCGACATCCCCGACGAGGACCTGCACGTCCTCGGCTACTACGAGTGGCTGGACGGCCTGGAGCGCGGCATCGCCGCCCACCACGCCGGCATGCTGCCCCGGTTCAAGGAGGTCGTCGAGGAGCTGTTCGTCCAGGGCCTGGTCAAGGCGGTCTTCGCCACCGAGACGCTCGCCCTCGGTATCAACATGCCCGCCCGCTCGGTGGTCATGGAGAAGCTGGTCAAGTGGAACGGCGAGACCCACGCCGACATCACCCCCGGCGAGTACACCCAGCTCACCGGCCGGGCCGGCCGCCGCGGCATCGACATCGAGGGCCACGCCGTCGTGCTGTGGCAGCGCGGCCTCGACCCGGAGGCGCTGGCCGGCCTGGCCGGCACCCGCACCTACCCGCTCAAGTCCTCCTTCCGCCCCTCGTACAACATGGCCGTCAACCTGGTCGGCCAGTTCGGGCGGCACCGCTCCCGGGAACTGCTGGAGACCTCCTTCGCCCAGTTCCAGGCCGACCGCTCGGTGGTCGGCATCGCCCGGCAGGTGCAGCGCAACGAGGAGGGGCTGGACGGCTACCGCGAGTCGATGACCTGCCACCTCGGCGACTTCGACGAGTACATGCGGCTGCGCCGCGAACTCAAGGACCGCGAGAACGAACTCGCCCGCGAGGGCTCCTCGCAGCGCCGGGCCGCCGCCGTCGAGGCCGTCGAGCAGCTCAAGCCCGGCGACATCATCCACGTCCCGACCGGCAAGTTCGCCGGCCTCGCCCTCGTCCTCGACCCCGGCCTGCCCCCGGTCAGCCGCAACGGGCACGGCCGCGGCGGCCCCCGCCACCCCGACTTCCAGGACGGGCCGCGCCCGGTCGTGCTCACCGCCGAGCGCCAGGTCAAGCGCCTCGCGATGATCGACTTCCCGCACCCCGTCGCCGCGATGGACCGGATGCGCATCCCCAAGTCCTTCAACCCGCGCAGCCCGCAGTCCCGCCGCGACCTCGCCTCCGCCCTGCGCACCAAGGCCGGCCACCTCGAACCCGAGCGCTTCCGCAAGGGCCGCGCCGCCGCCGCCGACGACCCCGAGATCAGCCGGCTCCGCGCCGCCCTGCGCCAGCACCCCTGCCACGGCTGCGACGAACGCGAGGACCACGCCCGCTGGGCCGAGCGCTACCACCGCCTGCACCGCGACACCGAACTCCTCGAACGCCGGATGCGCTCGCGCACCCACACCATCGCCCGCACCTTCGACCGGGTCTGCGGCCTGCTCACCGACCTCGGCTACCTCCGCAGCGACACCGTCACCGACGACGGCAAGCGCCTGGCCCGGCTCTACGGCGAACTCGACCTGCTCGCCGCCGAGTGCATCCGCGAGGGCGTCTGGGACGGCCTGGCCGCCGCCGAACTCGCCGCCTGCGCCTCCGCCCTGGTCTACGAGGCCCGCCAGTCCGACGACGCGGTCGCCCCCCGCGTCCCCGAGGGCGGCGCCAAGGAGGCCCTCGGCCGGATGGTCCGCATCTGGGGCCGGCTCGACGCCCTGGAGGAACAGCACAAGATCTCCACCGCCGAAGGCGTCGGCCAGCGCGAACCCGACGTCGGCTTCGCCTGGACCGCCTACCGCTGGGCCCTCGGCCACGACCTCGACGCCGTCCTGCGCGACGCCGACATGCCCGCCGGCGACTTCGTCCGCTGGACCAAGCAACTCATCGACGTCCTCGGCCAGATCCAGGACGCGGCGGGCGAGAACGCGGACCTCCGCAAGACCGCCCGCAAGGCGGTCGACGGCATGCGGCGCGGCATCATCGCGTACTCCTCGGTCGGCTGACCGGCCCCCGGCGAGAGGCCCGACCGCTTCGCACTCGTGGAGCGACCGGGCCTCTGCGTTGCCCGTCACCGCCCCAGGCCGACATCCTCCCGCGCGGTACCGCCCCCCACCAGGTAGACACCGGGCCGCAGTTCTTCCGAGCAGGCCCGGACGTGTTCCTCAAGCCTGGACGGCCAGCGGGTCGCGTCGGACCAGAGCACGTTGGCCAGCACATTCAGTACCCGAACGTCCAGGTGCGTCAGGTCGGCACCGGAGGCGTCCACCTGCCGGCTCGCCAGGCGGCACAGGCCGGCCCAGGTCCACGCCGGATGGGAGTCGACGACGCTGATCGCCTCTGCGATGCCGGGGTGCTCGTCGAGGGCACGCCACAGTTGCCGAAACAGCGGTGCGTCGGACACCTGGGGCTCGACGAACACGAGCCGTTCGGCGAGGTCGGCCGATCGGACCTTGACCTCCTCGACGAGACGGCGCTCCCAGCGGTGCGCCTCGCCGTGGTCCGTGCGGTCCGGGAAAGGAAGTCCACCGTCATCGTGGGACCTCCGGACCTCGAACCTTTCGGTGTATTCCAGAGCCGGCCGCCCGGAAACCCTGATGATGGCTTCCATGAGTCCGCGTGCGGTCCGGGCGGCACCGCGGAGGTGGGGGTCGTGACTGTAGGAGCCGACTTCGGCGAGTTCTTCGGCAAGATCGTGGATGAGGCCGAGGTTCCGGGCCACGGCCCGGACTGTGATCAAGGCTGAACCCTCGGGTGCGAGCGGTAGGGCGGGGCCGCTGCTGCTCTGCTCGGCAGCCATCAGAGCATCCAGCATCGGGCCGGTGCCGGTGGTCGCCGTCACGTGCTGGAACAGGTCGGCGGCGACGGAGCGCAGCAGCGCGTCGAGCCGGTCGTCGGGGAGACCCTCGTGGGGGTTCATCGCGCATCCTCCTTCGCCGAGCCGGGGTGGGGGATCAGGTGGCGCAGACCGGTCCGGCCCTGTTTACGCAGGTCGCGAACCTTCTGCGTGGTGGTGTCGAGCAGGTCGGCGATCTCCGAGTCGGTGGCGCCGTCGAGTGTGAGGGCCATGACGGCTCGGGGAAGGACGGGGAGGGCTGACAGGGCAGCCAGCACGGTGACGATCTGGTCGGTGAGTTCGGCGTGCCCCGGTCCGGCGGCGGGAGTCTCGGGTAGTTCGACGCCGAGCGCAATCAGCGGTTGGACTCGCTTCCGGTCGGGCGGCCGCAGGTGGACGCTCCAAGTGACCCGGCGCAGCCAGGCAAGCGGGCTGACGATCGACTCCCATCGCCCGGCGAGCACCTCGCGCCAAGCCTGCAGGACCGCCTCTTGCGCGGCGTCCTCGGCATCCTGTCGGCCGACTCCGTGCAGCATCAGCAGCCGGATCATGCGTGGATGGGCGTGGTCGATGAAGTCCAGGAATTCGCCGCGCAGTCGGGCTGCCCTGGCAGCCTCGGCCGCCACGGGGCGGCCGTTCCCGAAGACCGAGCCGCCGTCCGTGCGCCGTGAGCCGGTGTCATCGGTGTCCATGCGCGGAGCCCTTCCGCTCGCCGACCTCGATCAGCATGCCGCGCTCGCCGAGGTCGACGATCCGGCTGCCCGCCGGAAGCGCTCGCAGGTGCTGACGGCGCGACAACTCCCTTTCGCGCCGCACCTGCACGCGTGCCTTGAACCAGGCCGCCGTGACGCTGATCACCAGCGTGCCCGCCGTGGTCGCCAGCAACGTGATGCCGGGGTCCATGGCTCCTCCTGACAGTCCGTCGGGCCGGCTCGCTGCCCGCCCTACCCCTCTGTGGCCGCCCAGGACCATGATCGGGAACCCGGGGGCGGGATTTCTCCGCCCGCGGGGCTTTCTCAGTTGTCCGGGACCGGGCCGGTGGAGTCGCGGATGATGAGTTCGGTGGCGAGTTCGACGTGCAGGGCCTCCAGGGCGGTGCCTTCGATGAGGCGGAGGAGGAGGCTGACGGCGAGGCCGCCGAGTTCTTCGAGGGGTTGGCGGACGGTGGTGAGGGTGGGGATGGAGGTGCGGCTGAGGTAGTCGTCGTCGAAGCCGGCGATGGAGAGGTCGTCGGGGATGCGCAGGCCGCGTTCGTGGGCGGCGCGGAGGGCGCCGATGGCGGCCTTGTCGTTGAAGGCGACCAGGGCGGTGGGGGGCCGGGGGAGGTCGAGGAGGCGGGCGGCGGCGGTGTGGCCCCAGTCGCTGGTGGGTTC
This is a stretch of genomic DNA from Kitasatospora fiedleri. It encodes these proteins:
- a CDS encoding DEAD/DEAH box helicase, which gives rise to MPEERLDPAAEERLSPAERYAASRERAKEQATALHGFQQLYDFPLDDFQLRACRTLEGGQGVLVAAPTGSGKTIVGEFAVHLALAGGRKCFYTTPIKALSNQKYGDLVKRYGQAKVGLLTGDNSVNGDAPVVVMTTEVLRNMLYAGSSALDGLGYVVMDEVHYLADRFRGAVWEEVIIHLPESVTLVSLSATVSNAEEFGDWLDTVRGGTEVIVSEHRPVPLWQHVMAGNRMYDLFASPDRDGRPKGSLKNPAKAVNPELVRLARSEADRGRDRFARGRGRSMPAGRPGRVWTPSRVDVIDRLDAEGLLPAITFIFSRAGCEAAVQQCLNSGLRLNRDADRAKVRQFVQERCRDIPDEDLHVLGYYEWLDGLERGIAAHHAGMLPRFKEVVEELFVQGLVKAVFATETLALGINMPARSVVMEKLVKWNGETHADITPGEYTQLTGRAGRRGIDIEGHAVVLWQRGLDPEALAGLAGTRTYPLKSSFRPSYNMAVNLVGQFGRHRSRELLETSFAQFQADRSVVGIARQVQRNEEGLDGYRESMTCHLGDFDEYMRLRRELKDRENELAREGSSQRRAAAVEAVEQLKPGDIIHVPTGKFAGLALVLDPGLPPVSRNGHGRGGPRHPDFQDGPRPVVLTAERQVKRLAMIDFPHPVAAMDRMRIPKSFNPRSPQSRRDLASALRTKAGHLEPERFRKGRAAAADDPEISRLRAALRQHPCHGCDEREDHARWAERYHRLHRDTELLERRMRSRTHTIARTFDRVCGLLTDLGYLRSDTVTDDGKRLARLYGELDLLAAECIREGVWDGLAAAELAACASALVYEARQSDDAVAPRVPEGGAKEALGRMVRIWGRLDALEEQHKISTAEGVGQREPDVGFAWTAYRWALGHDLDAVLRDADMPAGDFVRWTKQLIDVLGQIQDAAGENADLRKTARKAVDGMRRGIIAYSSVG
- a CDS encoding RNA polymerase sigma factor; the protein is MDTDDTGSRRTDGGSVFGNGRPVAAEAARAARLRGEFLDFIDHAHPRMIRLLMLHGVGRQDAEDAAQEAVLQAWREVLAGRWESIVSPLAWLRRVTWSVHLRPPDRKRVQPLIALGVELPETPAAGPGHAELTDQIVTVLAALSALPVLPRAVMALTLDGATDSEIADLLDTTTQKVRDLRKQGRTGLRHLIPHPGSAKEDAR